TTGATGCCCACGTCAATCACGTACGCGCCCGGCTTCACCCAGTCGCGCTTGACCATGAGCGGGCGGCCAACGGCGGCGATGAGAATGTCGGCTTCACGGCAGACGGCGGGCAGGTCTTTGGTGCGCGAGTGGCAGATGGTGATGGTCGCGTCGCGGTGCAGGAGCAACATCGCCGCCGGAAGCCCGACGATGTTAGAGCGGCCCAGCACCACGGCGTTGGCCCCTTTGAAGGTGGCGCCCGCTTCTTCCAGCAGAACGATACAGCCGGCCGGGGTGCAAGGCACAAACAGAGGTTTGCGGCCCTTCATCGAAAGGCGACCAATGTTCACCGGGTGAAAGCCGTCCACGTCTTTGTCAATGCTGATCTTGTTGAGGACGGCTTCTTCGTTGAGGTGATCGGGCAAAGGCAGTTGGACGAGAATGCCATGCACGTTCGGGTCGGCGTTGAGTTGAGCAACGAGCGACTCGACTTCTTCCTGCGTGGCCGTCTTGGGCAGTTCGTGGCCGAACGATTCCATGCCAACTTCGGCGCAGGCTTTGCGTTTGGATTTGACGTAGGCCTGTGAGGCCGGGTTCTCGCCCACCAGCACCGTAGCCAGGCCGGGCTTCTTGCCGGTTTTGGCGGTGAGGATTTGCACATCGGCGGCCACTTGCGCGCGCACTTTGGCGGCAATGGCCGTTCCGTCTATAAGAGTTGCAGTCATATTGGTCTCCTAGTTCAGTCTTCAGGTGGATGCCAACCTACGCCAGCCCAGAGCAGGCGAGCGGCAACAATATCAGGGTTATTCAAAGGATGATATGCTCAACAGTCAGGGGTTGGCCGGTAATTTTCGAGGAGGTGCGACAGTAACCGCAGCGCGGCCCGGCCTGGTTACGCAGGCGCTCATACACGACCTCCGGGATGACAGAGGTCATTTCTCAGTTTCAAGTTCGGCCAGGGTCGGGATCCGTTCGCCGCGCCACTTGAGAAGCAAGGCGGCATAGGCTTTGCGAAACATCAAGCGATCCGCTTCGGCTCGCAGGACTGCTAATTCTTTTTGCCCCGCCTCGTCCAGCATCCCTGCCGAGTTGGCGGCCAGTAACGCATCGTAACGCGCTACTTGCGCCGAGTTCATCTTGGCCCGCAAATGTTGTTGCAGTTCGGCGCTAGGCATTGGTTCAAGCAAAGCCAAATCGGCGCGAAAAGCAACAGGCACATCTTCCAGCAAGGGCGGCAAACCGGCTCGGAGGGTCTCAGCAATAATTTCGTCCACCGGGCGATGCACGATCTCTGCAATCCGGCGTAAACGATGAGCCGCCGCCGCCGGCAGGCGGATGGTCAGGGTTTCGGTAGCAGTCGTCATGGCTTTTAGCTCCTCTCAGTATGACCTCGCTACCATTATACCGCTCACTGCAATATGAATGCCACACGCAGACCGCCACCTGAAACATTGTTCGCTGAAATCGCGCCGCCCTGGGCTTCGACGAGCTGGCGGGCAATCGCCAGCCCCAACCCGGCCCCGCCCGCCGCTCGTGACCGGGATTTTTCTCCCCGCCAGAAGCGATCAAACAACCGGGGCAGATCGGCCTCTGGCACGCCGGGGCCGTTGTCGCTCACGGCCAATTCAACGCCGCCAGCCACGCCCCGGGCCGTGATCGCCACCCGGCCTCCTTTTGGAACGTAGCGAAGCGCATTGCTGATCAGGTTGCCAATCACTTGCGACACACGCTGGGAATCGGCAGAGACGGCTGGTAAACCAGAGTCGGCTTCCACGGTGAGTGCGACGCCTTTTTCAGAAGCTTCAGCGGCAAACAAGTCGGCGGCCTGCCGGGCCAGTTCACTCAAGTCCACCTGTTGCTGATCAAAATGCAGTTGGCCCGACTCGGCCAGGGTGAGCAGGCGCAAATCTTCGACCAGCCGTTCAAGGAGATACGTTTCTTCAAGCACGGGGGCGATGTGCGAGTCGTCGGCGGGGTAGACGCCGTCCACGATACCTTCGAGTTTGCCGCGCATGACGGTGAGCGGGGTGCGAAGTTCGTGAGCGATGTCGGCCAGCAGGTCGCGGCGCTCGCGGTCATTGCGCTCCAACGAGCCGGCCATGCGGTTGAAGGAATCGCTGAGGCTCCGCAGGTCGCCGGGGCCGCCCACCTGCACCCGAGTGGAAAGATCGCCGTCGGCCACAGCATGAGCCGCCGCGATCACGTCGGCCAGCGGCGTGACCACGCGGCGGGCGAGCATGAAGCCGATGAGGAGGGTGAGGACGCCGGTGAAAAACGAGATGACGCCGACCGGCAGGGCCAGGCCGCCCAACACGCCCAACGGCAGGCCAAAATTTATGCGCTCGATCACCAGCGCCCCGATTTGCTCGCCGCCGGCAACCAGCGAGAAGCGCGGGGCGCGGGCGTTGAATGGGTAGATTTGCCCGACTCGTGAGGTGTTGGTTTTGCCGCCATCGAGCAGTACCCGCCCTTCTTCGTCAAGCAGTATCATGCGCTCCCAGCCAAACTCGGAAATGCCGCTTTCCTTTGACACCAGCGCCTCTACACCCAGCCAACTGCCCCGGCCCAGGTAATAGGCTTCGGCCTGTCTTCCCTGGTCGGGCATGAAACCCGCACCGCCCTCGAGGGCCTGGCCGACGACGAACACGATCATGACCGCCAAAATTAGAACGGTAAGCAGAACCACCGTGCCGAAGGCCTGCATGAGGAGCGTGAAGAGGCGGCGGCGGATGTGGCGGGCGGAGTGGTGGGGGTCGAGGGAGTGAGTCATTGAAGGGATGACAAGATGAAGGGGTGACAGGATGAATGCCGTTCTACTCGCAAATCATCTTGTCATCATGTCACCTTGTCACCTTGTCACGCGAAGCGTGCCACCATGTCATTCTGCAAATTTGTAACCCACGCCATGCACGGTGAAGATGTACTCTCCCGGTTCCAGTTTGCGGCGCAAGTTGCGAATGTGCGAATCAATGGCCCGCTCGTAGCTCTCGAAGGCCACGCCTCTGGCGATGGTGAGCAGTTGAGCGCGAGAGAAGATTCGGCCCGGCTGGCCGGCGAGTGCGGCCAGGATTTCAAATTCGGTGGGGGTGAGCGCCACTTCATGGTCGGGCCAGGCGGCCACGTAGCGGGCGCGGTCGAGGGTCAGGTCGCCGGCGCGGATGACTTCGGCGGTGGCGGCTGAACCGGCGGCGCGGCGCAGAACAGTGCGCGTCCGCGCCACCAGTTCACGCGGGCTGAAGGGTTTGGTGATGTAATCGTCCGCGCCAAGTTCGAGGCCGACGAGCTTGTCGCTTTCTTCCACGCGGGCGGTGAGCATGATGATGGGCGTCTGAGACTCGCGGCGCAATTCGCGGATCACGTCCAGGCCGTCCATCTGGGGCATCATGCCATCCAGCACGATGAGGTCGGGCCGTTCTTTGCGGGCCAGGGCCAGCCCTTTGAGTCCGTCGTTCGCGGTGATGACGGCGAACCCGGCGGCAGTCAGGTAGTCGCGGCAGATTTCGACAATCTTGGGTTCGTCGTCAATCACGAGGATGGTTTTCGACATGGCCGAGTGTATTTTGCCACGAATTACACGAATTGCACGAAAGAATTATTCGTAGCGCAAGGCTTCGATGGGCCGCAGGCGCGAGGCACGGTAGGCCGGGTAGAGGCCGAAGAAGATGCCGACTGCCGCCGAGAAGCTGAAGGCCATGAGGACCGAGTCGAGGGTGACAGTGGCGGCGATGAGGTTGGCCGCCTCTACTAAAGCGGCGATGCCCCACCCCAGCCCGATCCCCAGCACGCCGCCCAGCAGACTGAGCACCAACGTCTCGACCAGGAATTGAAGCAGGATGACGCTTCGTTTGGCGCCCACTGCTTTCCGCAAACCGATTTCGCGGGTGCGCTCGGTGACGGAGACGAGCATGATGTTCATGATGCCGATGCCGCCGACGAGCAGGGAGATGCCGGCAATTGCGCCGAGGAAAACGGTGAGGGTGGTGGTGATGGCCGTGAGCGTCGAGAGTATCGAGCTTTGACTGAGGATGGAGAAGTCGAGAGCGTCGGCGGGCTTGAGGCGGTGCTCGCGGCGCAAGAGGCGCTCGGCCTGCACCGTCACGTCGCTGATGGCTTCGGGGCTGGAGGCCGAGATGGTGACGGTGCTGAGGCGCAGTTTGCCGTTGACGGCGGCTGTCGAGCCGAATAGCTTTTCGTAGCCGGTCTCCAGCGGAACCATGATGATCTCGTCTTCGTTGATGAAGCCGGACGCGCCTTTGGACTCCAGCACGCCGACCACTTTGAAGATGACGCCGTCAATTTTAATCGTCCGCCCCACCGGGTTGAGCGAGCCAAACAGGTCTGTGGCGGTTTGCGAGCCGAGCACGGCGGCACGCGCCGCGCTGTTCCGATCGGCTTCGGTGAGGAAGCGGCCGTATGCCACTTCGTAAGCGCGGGCCGGGGCGAAGTCGGGCGTGGTGGCGTTGACGTTGACGCTGACGCTTTCTTTGTTCTGGGTCACCGTCGCCCGCCCCTGAAACGTCGGCACGACGTAGTCCACGTTCTTCAGGTTGGCGGCCAGCACTTCGTAGTCGGAGTAGTACATGAACGCGGTGGTGGTCTGAGCTTGCGGGCCTGCTTCGCGCACGCCGGGCATAATGGTCAGCAGGTTCGAGCCGATGCCTTGCACTTCGCCGGTGATGCTGGCGGTTGCCCCGTTGCCAATTGCCATCAGGGCTACGACTGCGCCAACGCCAATGATGATGCCCAGCATCGTCAGGGCCGAGCGCATTTTGTTAGCGGTTAATGCCCGCAAGGCAATACGGAAGTTTTCTGAGAAGTTCATAATTCCCAGTGAACAGTTATCAGTAAACAGTTATCAGTGGTCTCTCCACTACTAATAACCCATAACTGATTACTGTTCACTTTTCACTGTTCACTAACGACCGGCATCCGCCGCCAACGCTACTTCGCTCGGCCTCGGCGCGCCGGCGGCCAGCGGCTTTTCGATGCGCTCGTCGGCCACCACCTGGCCGTCGGCCATGCGGATGACGCGCTCCGTGTGGCGGGCGATGAAGGGATCGTGTGTCACGTAAATGACGGTTTGGCCGAAGTCGCGGTGCAAGTCCTGAAAGAGCTTGATGATCTCGGTTCCGGTCTTGCTGTCGAGCGCGCCGGTCGGCTCGTCGGCCAGCAGGATGGCCGGGTTGTTGGCCAGGGCGCGGGCGATTGCCACCCGCTGTTGCTGGCCGCCGGAAAGTTCATTGGGCCGGTGGTGCATCCGGTCGCCCAGTCCCACTTTGTCCAGCGCCCCTTCGGCTCGCTTGCGCCGCTCGCGCCCGGTCACGCCGCTGTAGATCAACGGCAACATCACATTGTCGAGCGCCGTCGTCCGGGCCAGCAGGTTGAACTGCTGAAAGACAAAGCCGATTTTCTGACTGCGGACTCCGGCCAACTGATCGTCGGTCATGTTTTCGACGTTGACGCCGTCGAGGCTGTACGCGCCGCTGGTCGGCACGTCGAGGCAACCGAGGATGGCCAGCAGGGTGCTTTTGCCGGAACCGCTCGGCCCCATGATGGCCGTCATCTCGCCCTTCTCGATGTTCAGGCGCACGCCGTCGAGGGCGCGCACTTCGGTTTCGCCCATCTGATAAATTTTGGTGACGTTTTCGATTTCGATCATGGGTGATTACCTGCCTGCTATCCCGGCCCAAAAGGCGACCCGCCGCTCGTCGGCTGGGGTTTGACAATTTGCACTGACTCGCCGGATTGAAGCGGGCCGGCGATGATGACCAGTTCATCTTGCACGTCGCCGCTCACCACGTTCACCCGCTCGGTCGTGCCATCCGCGTTGAGGCGATTGACAAACTCGCCGTCGTCGTCCAACTGCACTGCATCGAGCGGCACGGCCAGCGCGCCTTCGACCGTGTCGGTGACGATATTGGCGTTGGCCGTCATGCCGATCAGCACTTGCGAGCCGGCCCCGGCAAGGTCTACGCGCACGGTATACTTCACCAGCCCTTGCACGCTCACGCCGTAGCGCGAGATTTGCGACACTTCGCCGTTCAGGATCAAGTCGGGAAGCGGATCAAGAGTAACGGTGACGTGGTCGCCGACGGCGATCTGGCTCACGTCGGTCTCGTCCACCGACACCTCCACGTGCAACTGTGAACGGTTCGCCAGCACGACAGCCGCCTGCGCCTGCGAAACCGAGTCGCCGGGCTGGTAATTGACGGCCAGCACTTCGCCGTCAAACGGGACAATCAGAGTCAGCGAGTTGGCCGTGGCCTGAGCGGCCAGCACTCTGGCTTCTGCCGCCGCGATGTCGTCGGGGTCGGCGCCGTTGAGCAGTTGGTCGAGTTTGTCCTGGGCCTCGGCCAAATTGGCTTCGGCCACGGCCACTTTGGCTTTGGCAATCGCCAGCTTGTTGGCATCCGGGCCGAGCAGGGCAGAGTTGAGATTGGCGACGGCGTCTTCGTATTTGACTTGGGCCTCTTCCGCCGTGTCTTCTTTGTTGGCCTTGTCGGTGTTGATTCGCAATTCAAGCGTTTGCTGTTGCGAGAGCGCCGACTCGTAAGTTGCCCGCGCCTGCTCCAGGCGGTTTAACAACTCAGTCTTGTTGTTGCTCTCGTCGTACCTGGCCTGCGCATCCTGGTAGCGCCGAAAGGCGGCGTCGGTGTTGGCGACGGCGGTGTAGTAGGCCTGCACGTCGGCGCTGTTGTCGGCCAATTGGCGGTTGGCAGTTGCGGTGTCCAGCGCCAGTTTGGTGTCGTCAACGGCGTCGTACAGGCTTTGGCCGGCGGGATTCTCAACAGACTTCAAATCTCGCTTTGCCTTGTCGAACGCATCCTGCGCGTCAGCCACCGCTTTTTGGGCGTTGGCAACCGCCGTGTTGGCGGGATGCAGTAAATCATCCAAAGCGTTTTGGGCGTTGATGAGATCGGACTGGGCCAGGATCACGTTTTGGGGCGCAGTGGCCGGGTCAACCGTCATCAGCACCTCACCCGCTTTCACCATGTCGCCCTCTTCTACGTTGACGGTCGCCACGTTGCCCGTCGTCTTCCAGAACAATGAGTCGGACTGCAAAGCTTCCACCGATCCCGATGATTCGACAGAGGATACTGCGGTGACAGTCGTCACCGTTCCGGTTGTTACGCTCGACGTGGTCTGGGCCTGATTTCGTTGCACAACGGGCAAGACGGCGGCTGTCACCAATGCGGCCACAACCACCACCCCGCCTAGAATCCAAAATGTTCGCGCTTTCATACGAAACTCTCCTTCTAAATTGATTGTGGCTACTGTAAGCGCGAGTTGTGCAGAAATTGTGGAGACGGCGCGGAGGGTTGTGGGAAACAAAAAAGCCCTCTCAGCAGAGAGGGCCAATTTGTGGGGCGATGTCATGTCGCCCTTACTCGTATCTCAACGCTTCAATAGGCCGCAGGCGCGAGGCGCGCCAGGCCGGGTACAGCCCGGCGAAGATGCCGACCAGGCCGGTGACGACGAAGGCGATGGTGATGGTGGCCATGTCCACGCGTGTGGTGATCTGGCCGGAGAGGTTGACGAGGTAAGAGATCAGCCAGCCCAGGCCGATGCCGAGCAGGCCGCCGATGAAACTGAGCACCAGCGTCTCGATGAGGAACTGCACGAGAATGGCCCGCCGCTTGGCCCCCACCGCTTTACGCAAACCGATCTCGCGGGTGCGCTCGGTAACAGAGACCAGCATGATATTCATCACGCCGATGCCGCCGACGACCAGCGAGATGACGCCGATAAAGCCGAGGAAGGCGGTGAGGGTGGCGGTGATAGCGGTGAGGGCGCTGAGGAACGCCGTCTGGCTCAACACAGTGAAGTCGAGTTCGTCGTTGAGCTTGAGGCCGTGCTGGCGGCGCAGAATGCGCTCGGCCTGGACGATGACGCCGTTCACCACTTCCGGGCTGGCCGCCGACATGGAAATATCGGTAACTTGCCGTTTGCCGTTCACGGTGGCGAACGAGCCATAGAGTTTGTCGTAACCGGTTTCCAGCGGGATGACGACAATCTCATCGGCGTTACTGAAGCCGGACGCGCCTTTGGACTTGAAGACGCCCACGACTTCAAAGGGGATGCCGCCGATTTTGATGGTGCGCCCCACCGGGTTCAGCCCCCCAAACAAATCCTGCGCGGTTTGTGAGCCGATGACGGCCACCCGCGTCTTGCTGGACTGATCCTGTTCGGTGAGAAAACGCCCGCGTTCAATTTCGTAGGCCCGCACCGAGGCAAACCCGGCGGTGGTGGCCGTGATGCTAACGTTGACCGTGTTCTTGCCGTAGG
The sequence above is drawn from the Chloroflexota bacterium genome and encodes:
- the folD gene encoding bifunctional methylenetetrahydrofolate dehydrogenase/methenyltetrahydrofolate cyclohydrolase FolD; this encodes MTATLIDGTAIAAKVRAQVAADVQILTAKTGKKPGLATVLVGENPASQAYVKSKRKACAEVGMESFGHELPKTATQEEVESLVAQLNADPNVHGILVQLPLPDHLNEEAVLNKISIDKDVDGFHPVNIGRLSMKGRKPLFVPCTPAGCIVLLEEAGATFKGANAVVLGRSNIVGLPAAMLLLHRDATITICHSRTKDLPAVCREADILIAAVGRPLMVKRDWVKPGAYVIDVGINRVEDSTKKSGYRLVGDVDFDDVKEVAGAITPVPGGVGPMTIAMLIRNTLRGAQAAFGVS
- a CDS encoding HAMP domain-containing protein, yielding MTHSLDPHHSARHIRRRLFTLLMQAFGTVVLLTVLILAVMIVFVVGQALEGGAGFMPDQGRQAEAYYLGRGSWLGVEALVSKESGISEFGWERMILLDEEGRVLLDGGKTNTSRVGQIYPFNARAPRFSLVAGGEQIGALVIERINFGLPLGVLGGLALPVGVISFFTGVLTLLIGFMLARRVVTPLADVIAAAHAVADGDLSTRVQVGGPGDLRSLSDSFNRMAGSLERNDRERRDLLADIAHELRTPLTVMRGKLEGIVDGVYPADDSHIAPVLEETYLLERLVEDLRLLTLAESGQLHFDQQQVDLSELARQAADLFAAEASEKGVALTVEADSGLPAVSADSQRVSQVIGNLISNALRYVPKGGRVAITARGVAGGVELAVSDNGPGVPEADLPRLFDRFWRGEKSRSRAAGGAGLGLAIARQLVEAQGGAISANNVSGGGLRVAFILQ
- a CDS encoding response regulator transcription factor, giving the protein MSKTILVIDDEPKIVEICRDYLTAAGFAVITANDGLKGLALARKERPDLIVLDGMMPQMDGLDVIRELRRESQTPIIMLTARVEESDKLVGLELGADDYITKPFSPRELVARTRTVLRRAAGSAATAEVIRAGDLTLDRARYVAAWPDHEVALTPTEFEILAALAGQPGRIFSRAQLLTIARGVAFESYERAIDSHIRNLRRKLEPGEYIFTVHGVGYKFAE
- a CDS encoding ABC transporter permease, which encodes MNFSENFRIALRALTANKMRSALTMLGIIIGVGAVVALMAIGNGATASITGEVQGIGSNLLTIMPGVREAGPQAQTTTAFMYYSDYEVLAANLKNVDYVVPTFQGRATVTQNKESVSVNVNATTPDFAPARAYEVAYGRFLTEADRNSAARAAVLGSQTATDLFGSLNPVGRTIKIDGVIFKVVGVLESKGASGFINEDEIIMVPLETGYEKLFGSTAAVNGKLRLSTVTISASSPEAISDVTVQAERLLRREHRLKPADALDFSILSQSSILSTLTAITTTLTVFLGAIAGISLLVGGIGIMNIMLVSVTERTREIGLRKAVGAKRSVILLQFLVETLVLSLLGGVLGIGLGWGIAALVEAANLIAATVTLDSVLMAFSFSAAVGIFFGLYPAYRASRLRPIEALRYE
- a CDS encoding ABC transporter ATP-binding protein; this translates as MIEIENVTKIYQMGETEVRALDGVRLNIEKGEMTAIMGPSGSGKSTLLAILGCLDVPTSGAYSLDGVNVENMTDDQLAGVRSQKIGFVFQQFNLLARTTALDNVMLPLIYSGVTGRERRKRAEGALDKVGLGDRMHHRPNELSGGQQQRVAIARALANNPAILLADEPTGALDSKTGTEIIKLFQDLHRDFGQTVIYVTHDPFIARHTERVIRMADGQVVADERIEKPLAAGAPRPSEVALAADAGR
- a CDS encoding efflux RND transporter periplasmic adaptor subunit, yielding MKARTFWILGGVVVVAALVTAAVLPVVQRNQAQTTSSVTTGTVTTVTAVSSVESSGSVEALQSDSLFWKTTGNVATVNVEEGDMVKAGEVLMTVDPATAPQNVILAQSDLINAQNALDDLLHPANTAVANAQKAVADAQDAFDKAKRDLKSVENPAGQSLYDAVDDTKLALDTATANRQLADNSADVQAYYTAVANTDAAFRRYQDAQARYDESNNKTELLNRLEQARATYESALSQQQTLELRINTDKANKEDTAEEAQVKYEDAVANLNSALLGPDANKLAIAKAKVAVAEANLAEAQDKLDQLLNGADPDDIAAAEARVLAAQATANSLTLIVPFDGEVLAVNYQPGDSVSQAQAAVVLANRSQLHVEVSVDETDVSQIAVGDHVTVTLDPLPDLILNGEVSQISRYGVSVQGLVKYTVRVDLAGAGSQVLIGMTANANIVTDTVEGALAVPLDAVQLDDDGEFVNRLNADGTTERVNVVSGDVQDELVIIAGPLQSGESVQIVKPQPTSGGSPFGPG
- a CDS encoding ABC transporter permease, which encodes MNFSENFRVALRALAANKLRSILTMLGIIIGVGAVVALMAIGNGATASITSQVQGIGANLITVFPGRFDRGDQAVASFLYYSDYEALVKNVDNIAGIAPSFQGFGQGITYGKNTVNVSITATTAGFASVRAYEIERGRFLTEQDQSSKTRVAVIGSQTAQDLFGGLNPVGRTIKIGGIPFEVVGVFKSKGASGFSNADEIVVIPLETGYDKLYGSFATVNGKRQVTDISMSAASPEVVNGVIVQAERILRRQHGLKLNDELDFTVLSQTAFLSALTAITATLTAFLGFIGVISLVVGGIGVMNIMLVSVTERTREIGLRKAVGAKRRAILVQFLIETLVLSFIGGLLGIGLGWLISYLVNLSGQITTRVDMATITIAFVVTGLVGIFAGLYPAWRASRLRPIEALRYE